Proteins co-encoded in one Sus scrofa isolate TJ Tabasco breed Duroc chromosome 14, Sscrofa11.1, whole genome shotgun sequence genomic window:
- the FBXO8 gene encoding F-box only protein 8: protein MGQGLWRVVRNQQLQQEGYSEQGYLSREQSRRMAASSISNTSHRKQVQGGIDIYHLLKTRKSKEQEGFINLEMLPPELSFTILSYLNATDLCLASCVWQDLANDELLWQGLCKSTWGHCSIYNKNPPLGFSFRKLYMQLDEGSLTFNANPDEGVNYFMSKGILDDSPKEIAKFIFCTRTLNWKKLRIYLDERRDVLDDLVTLHNFRNQFLPNALREFFRHIHAPEERGEYLETLITKFSHRFCACNPDLMRELGLSPDAVYVLCYSLILLSIDLTSPHVKNKMSKREFIRNTRRAAQNISEDFVGHLYDNIYLIGHVAA from the exons ATGGGTCAGGGGCTGTGGAGAGTGGTCAgaaaccagcagctacagcaggAAGGCTACAGTGAGCAAGGTTACctcagcagagagcagagcaggaggATGGCGGCCAGCAGCATTTCTAACACCAGTCATCGTAAACAAGTCCAAGGAGGCATTGATATATATCATCTTTTGAAGACGAGGAAATCTAAAGAACAGGAAGGCTTCATTAATTTGGAAATGTTGCCTCCTGAGCTGAGCTTTACCATCTTGTCCTACCTGAATGCGACCGACCTCTGCTTAGCTTCCTGTGTTTGGCAGGACCTGGCGAACGATGAACTTCTCTGGCAAGG ATTGTGTAAATCCACTTGGGGTCACTGTTCCATATACAATAAGAACCCACCTCTaggattttcttttagaaaactgtacatgCAGTTGGATGAAGGCAGCCTCACCTTTAATGCCAACCCAGATGAG GGAGTGAACTACTTTATGTCCAAGGGCATCCTAGATGATTCACCAAAGGAAATAGCAAAGTTTATCTTCTGTACAAGAACACTAAATTGGAAAAAACTGAGAATCTATCTTGATGAAAG gAGAGATGTCTTGGATGACCTTGTAACACTACATAATTTTAGAAATCAGTTCTTGCCCAATGCACTGAGAGAATTTTTTCGTCACATCCATGCCCCTGAAGAGCGTGGAGAGTATCTTGAAACACTTATAACAAAGTTTTCACACAGATTCTGTGCTTGTAACCCTGATTTAATGAGAGAACTGGGCCTTAGTCCTG atgCTGTCTATGTCCTATGCTACTCTTTGATTCTACTTTCCATTGACCTCACTAGCCCTCATGTGaagaataaaatgtcaaaaagagaatttattcGAAATACCCGCCGTGCTGCTCAAAACATTAGTGAAGATTTTGTGGGGCACCTTTATGACAACATCTACCTTATTGGCCACGTGGCTGCATAA